The following are encoded in a window of Alosa sapidissima isolate fAloSap1 chromosome 10, fAloSap1.pri, whole genome shotgun sequence genomic DNA:
- the LOC121720787 gene encoding uncharacterized protein LOC121720787 isoform X3, which yields MCCKREKEENMLVALVCYTSLMLAATLASSEVGLLAVPGQNVSISCSCPNGKCPNQIIRWIRMYSNGSVEFSETFCKQQRCLLQSNNATGTAYLTLLRVVTVDSALYYCGEKLWTHLDFSGKGTFLVVLEEDVVGESRTEVTLLTEQSSSGHADLRCRVSGLRVPWADVVWRSTRGTPRTLKNITWVSQQNDGGFSVWSQIHLPETPGRAVFSDAQYYDKVHEADELFGTPDHGPLPQEEEEEEENREWWCEVQFGPKLTLRSESFVFKQRKDEPAGPTPTPDQFTSEEAEVTYTHLRFEISSGPGSQQSRGTKACLDRALSTSVIYTAVDPQ from the exons TTGCTGCCACTCTTGCAAGTTCAGAAGTGGGCCTACTTGCCGTCCCAGGTCAGAATGTGTCCATCTCTTGCTCATGTCCTAATGGGAAATGCCCCAACCAGATTATACGCTGGATTAGAATGTATTCCAATGGGTCAGTGGAGTTCAGTGAGACTTTCTGCAAACAGCAACGCTGCCTGCTCCAAAGCAACAATGCTACAGGCACAGCTTATTTGACTCTACTACGAGTGGTGACGGTAGACTCGGCTCTGTACTACTGCGGAGAGAAGCTGTGGACCCATCTTGACTTCAGTGGCAAAGGCACATTCTTAGTAGTGTTGG AGGAGGATGTGGTGGGGGAGAGCAGAACTGAGGTGACCCTTCTAACCGAACAGAGTTCGTCAGGCCACGCTGACCTGCGCTGCAGAGTATCAGGCCTAAGGGTTCCGTGGGCGGACGTAGTTTGGCGATCAACACGAGGAACCCCAAGAACCCTAAAGAACATCACATGGGTCTCTCAGCAGAATGATGGAGG CTTCAGCGTGTGGAGTCAGATCCACCTCCCAGAGACTCCAGGCAGAGCTGTCTTCTCTGATGCCCAGTACTACGATAAGGTCCATGAGGCCGATGAGCTGTTTGGTACACCTGATCATGGCCCCTTGcctcaggaggaggaggag gaggaggagaacagagagtgGTGGTGTGAGGTACAATTTGGCCCCAAACTCACGCTCAGGAGTGAGAGCTTCGTTTTCAAGCAGAGGAAGGATGAACCAG CAGGTCCAACACCCACACCTGACCAGTTCACTTCAGAAGAG GCTGAGgtgacatacacacatctgAGGTTTGAGATCTCATCTGGTCCTGGGAGTCAACAGAGCAGAGGCACTAAGGCCTGCCTAGACAGAGCGTTGTCTACTTCGGTCATATACACAGCTGTAGACCCACAATAA
- the LOC121720787 gene encoding uncharacterized protein LOC121720787 isoform X2, giving the protein MCCKREKEENMLVALVCYTSLMLAATLASSEVGLLAVPGQNVSISCSCPNGKCPNQIIRWIRMYSNGSVEFSETFCKQQRCLLQSNNATGTAYLTLLRVVTVDSALYYCGEKLWTHLDFSGKGTFLVVLEEDVVGESRTEVTLLTEQSSSGHADLRCRVSGLRVPWADVVWRSTRGTPRTLKNITWVSQQNDGGFSVWSQIHLPETPGRAVFSDAQYYDKVHEADELFGTPDHGPLPQEEEEEEENREWWCEVQFGPKLTLRSESFVFKQRKDEPDWCPVVLYSSLAICVLCVLVLLIRSYSCLHQQCSGPTPTPDQFTSEEAEVTYTHLRFEISSGPGSQQSRGTKACLDRALSTSVIYTAVDPQ; this is encoded by the exons TTGCTGCCACTCTTGCAAGTTCAGAAGTGGGCCTACTTGCCGTCCCAGGTCAGAATGTGTCCATCTCTTGCTCATGTCCTAATGGGAAATGCCCCAACCAGATTATACGCTGGATTAGAATGTATTCCAATGGGTCAGTGGAGTTCAGTGAGACTTTCTGCAAACAGCAACGCTGCCTGCTCCAAAGCAACAATGCTACAGGCACAGCTTATTTGACTCTACTACGAGTGGTGACGGTAGACTCGGCTCTGTACTACTGCGGAGAGAAGCTGTGGACCCATCTTGACTTCAGTGGCAAAGGCACATTCTTAGTAGTGTTGG AGGAGGATGTGGTGGGGGAGAGCAGAACTGAGGTGACCCTTCTAACCGAACAGAGTTCGTCAGGCCACGCTGACCTGCGCTGCAGAGTATCAGGCCTAAGGGTTCCGTGGGCGGACGTAGTTTGGCGATCAACACGAGGAACCCCAAGAACCCTAAAGAACATCACATGGGTCTCTCAGCAGAATGATGGAGG CTTCAGCGTGTGGAGTCAGATCCACCTCCCAGAGACTCCAGGCAGAGCTGTCTTCTCTGATGCCCAGTACTACGATAAGGTCCATGAGGCCGATGAGCTGTTTGGTACACCTGATCATGGCCCCTTGcctcaggaggaggaggag gaggaggagaacagagagtgGTGGTGTGAGGTACAATTTGGCCCCAAACTCACGCTCAGGAGTGAGAGCTTCGTTTTCAAGCAGAGGAAGGATGAACCAG acTGGTGCCCTGTTGTGCTGTACTCATCTCTGGccatctgtgtgctgtgtgtgctggtgctCCTCATCCGCTCCTACAGCTGTCTGCACCAGCAGTgctcag GTCCAACACCCACACCTGACCAGTTCACTTCAGAAGAG GCTGAGgtgacatacacacatctgAGGTTTGAGATCTCATCTGGTCCTGGGAGTCAACAGAGCAGAGGCACTAAGGCCTGCCTAGACAGAGCGTTGTCTACTTCGGTCATATACACAGCTGTAGACCCACAATAA
- the LOC121720787 gene encoding uncharacterized protein LOC121720787 isoform X1 has product MCCKREKEENMLVALVCYTSLMLAATLASSEVGLLAVPGQNVSISCSCPNGKCPNQIIRWIRMYSNGSVEFSETFCKQQRCLLQSNNATGTAYLTLLRVVTVDSALYYCGEKLWTHLDFSGKGTFLVVLEEDVVGESRTEVTLLTEQSSSGHADLRCRVSGLRVPWADVVWRSTRGTPRTLKNITWVSQQNDGGFSVWSQIHLPETPGRAVFSDAQYYDKVHEADELFGTPDHGPLPQEEEEEEENREWWCEVQFGPKLTLRSESFVFKQRKDEPDWCPVVLYSSLAICVLCVLVLLIRSYSCLHQQCSAGPTPTPDQFTSEEAEVTYTHLRFEISSGPGSQQSRGTKACLDRALSTSVIYTAVDPQ; this is encoded by the exons TTGCTGCCACTCTTGCAAGTTCAGAAGTGGGCCTACTTGCCGTCCCAGGTCAGAATGTGTCCATCTCTTGCTCATGTCCTAATGGGAAATGCCCCAACCAGATTATACGCTGGATTAGAATGTATTCCAATGGGTCAGTGGAGTTCAGTGAGACTTTCTGCAAACAGCAACGCTGCCTGCTCCAAAGCAACAATGCTACAGGCACAGCTTATTTGACTCTACTACGAGTGGTGACGGTAGACTCGGCTCTGTACTACTGCGGAGAGAAGCTGTGGACCCATCTTGACTTCAGTGGCAAAGGCACATTCTTAGTAGTGTTGG AGGAGGATGTGGTGGGGGAGAGCAGAACTGAGGTGACCCTTCTAACCGAACAGAGTTCGTCAGGCCACGCTGACCTGCGCTGCAGAGTATCAGGCCTAAGGGTTCCGTGGGCGGACGTAGTTTGGCGATCAACACGAGGAACCCCAAGAACCCTAAAGAACATCACATGGGTCTCTCAGCAGAATGATGGAGG CTTCAGCGTGTGGAGTCAGATCCACCTCCCAGAGACTCCAGGCAGAGCTGTCTTCTCTGATGCCCAGTACTACGATAAGGTCCATGAGGCCGATGAGCTGTTTGGTACACCTGATCATGGCCCCTTGcctcaggaggaggaggag gaggaggagaacagagagtgGTGGTGTGAGGTACAATTTGGCCCCAAACTCACGCTCAGGAGTGAGAGCTTCGTTTTCAAGCAGAGGAAGGATGAACCAG acTGGTGCCCTGTTGTGCTGTACTCATCTCTGGccatctgtgtgctgtgtgtgctggtgctCCTCATCCGCTCCTACAGCTGTCTGCACCAGCAGTgctcag CAGGTCCAACACCCACACCTGACCAGTTCACTTCAGAAGAG GCTGAGgtgacatacacacatctgAGGTTTGAGATCTCATCTGGTCCTGGGAGTCAACAGAGCAGAGGCACTAAGGCCTGCCTAGACAGAGCGTTGTCTACTTCGGTCATATACACAGCTGTAGACCCACAATAA
- the LOC121720787 gene encoding uncharacterized protein LOC121720787 isoform X4: protein MCCKREKEENMLVALVCYTSLMLAATLASSEVGLLAVPGQNVSISCSCPNGKCPNQIIRWIRMYSNGSVEFSETFCKQQRCLLQSNNATGTAYLTLLRVVTVDSALYYCGEKLWTHLDFSGKGTFLVVLEEDVVGESRTEVTLLTEQSSSGHADLRCRVSGLRVPWADVVWRSTRGTPRTLKNITWVSQQNDGGFSVWSQIHLPETPGRAVFSDAQYYDKVHEADELFGTPDHGPLPQEEEEEEENREWWCEVQFGPKLTLRSESFVFKQRKDEPGPTPTPDQFTSEEAEVTYTHLRFEISSGPGSQQSRGTKACLDRALSTSVIYTAVDPQ, encoded by the exons TTGCTGCCACTCTTGCAAGTTCAGAAGTGGGCCTACTTGCCGTCCCAGGTCAGAATGTGTCCATCTCTTGCTCATGTCCTAATGGGAAATGCCCCAACCAGATTATACGCTGGATTAGAATGTATTCCAATGGGTCAGTGGAGTTCAGTGAGACTTTCTGCAAACAGCAACGCTGCCTGCTCCAAAGCAACAATGCTACAGGCACAGCTTATTTGACTCTACTACGAGTGGTGACGGTAGACTCGGCTCTGTACTACTGCGGAGAGAAGCTGTGGACCCATCTTGACTTCAGTGGCAAAGGCACATTCTTAGTAGTGTTGG AGGAGGATGTGGTGGGGGAGAGCAGAACTGAGGTGACCCTTCTAACCGAACAGAGTTCGTCAGGCCACGCTGACCTGCGCTGCAGAGTATCAGGCCTAAGGGTTCCGTGGGCGGACGTAGTTTGGCGATCAACACGAGGAACCCCAAGAACCCTAAAGAACATCACATGGGTCTCTCAGCAGAATGATGGAGG CTTCAGCGTGTGGAGTCAGATCCACCTCCCAGAGACTCCAGGCAGAGCTGTCTTCTCTGATGCCCAGTACTACGATAAGGTCCATGAGGCCGATGAGCTGTTTGGTACACCTGATCATGGCCCCTTGcctcaggaggaggaggag gaggaggagaacagagagtgGTGGTGTGAGGTACAATTTGGCCCCAAACTCACGCTCAGGAGTGAGAGCTTCGTTTTCAAGCAGAGGAAGGATGAACCAG GTCCAACACCCACACCTGACCAGTTCACTTCAGAAGAG GCTGAGgtgacatacacacatctgAGGTTTGAGATCTCATCTGGTCCTGGGAGTCAACAGAGCAGAGGCACTAAGGCCTGCCTAGACAGAGCGTTGTCTACTTCGGTCATATACACAGCTGTAGACCCACAATAA